The following proteins are encoded in a genomic region of Bernardetia sp. MNP-M8:
- a CDS encoding TIGR03032 family protein, which yields MQTSNTIATTTLSHQTESNTVFHYNSDFLEWLKTEEISLAVSTYQTNKLFLIGRDTTKHLFVSERSFERAMGLHVESENSFFLSTRFLLWRFENALAERQIHKEADKVYIPRQAFTTGDLDAHDISRNKNGDIVFVNTRYNCIAQVSEKYNFKPLWTPPFITKMISEDRCHLNGMAMRDGSPRYVTMVSQTDRLDAWREHRHNGGVVMDMQTNAILAEGLSMPHSPRYYQDKLWVLNAGRGEFGYVENGKFVPITWLDGFLRGLAFYKNYALIGLSKPRHERTFAGLPLEELLEKRKAEPKCGVFVVDINTGEIIHSLESEGEIVELYDVQVLPNTKRPSAIDLQTDDIARFIAIEEDDNKVDFKALTSIEKPKKSVYSINHSETKPSQPLPKRPTQHTNPDMAATSKEAIKYQASVNVSLEQIITQFGQLTFPKLDQLAKARKVNEPLMMLIAHNGQHKVGCIVVEAMPNKVGRILSWYVIPPYRSMGIGKELLIKAEKIIRKVKLQGIIMDYVSDWTQKDTIEAILAKQKWEKPIAKLSLCKASNDSISKAPWLKNLPPLPSTMEIGMWKDVTNEEKKIIQEKKNTQDWYPDIVSPFQSPHLVSLDTSVILRYNNEIVGWIITHKIKADTIEFTGSFVDFKILGLQKRSLLLQLCKKAISLVLEEGYKYGIWQIPQDHKTMFRFVEHFLKPYLINFTEQKVSYKAL from the coding sequence ATGCAAACATCAAATACTATCGCAACTACTACACTATCCCATCAAACAGAATCAAATACTGTTTTTCATTATAATTCTGATTTTTTGGAATGGCTTAAAACAGAAGAAATTAGTTTAGCTGTTTCGACATATCAAACAAATAAACTTTTTTTGATAGGGCGAGATACCACAAAACACTTATTTGTTTCAGAGCGTTCTTTTGAAAGAGCGATGGGTTTGCATGTAGAATCTGAAAATTCATTTTTTTTAAGTACTCGTTTTTTACTTTGGCGTTTTGAGAATGCTCTTGCAGAAAGACAAATTCATAAAGAAGCAGATAAAGTATATATTCCTCGTCAGGCTTTCACTACTGGAGATTTAGATGCCCATGATATTTCTAGGAATAAAAATGGAGATATTGTTTTTGTGAATACTCGTTATAATTGTATTGCACAAGTAAGCGAAAAATATAACTTCAAACCTCTTTGGACACCTCCTTTTATTACTAAAATGATTTCTGAAGACCGTTGTCATCTCAACGGAATGGCAATGCGTGATGGTAGTCCTCGCTATGTAACTATGGTCAGTCAGACAGATAGACTTGATGCTTGGAGAGAACACAGGCACAATGGAGGTGTTGTTATGGATATGCAAACTAATGCAATTCTAGCAGAAGGACTTTCAATGCCTCATTCTCCTCGCTATTATCAAGATAAATTGTGGGTATTGAATGCAGGTAGAGGAGAGTTTGGATATGTAGAAAACGGTAAATTTGTTCCCATTACATGGCTTGATGGATTTTTGCGTGGATTAGCATTTTATAAAAACTACGCTCTCATTGGGCTTTCTAAACCAAGACACGAACGAACTTTTGCAGGGCTGCCATTAGAAGAACTATTAGAAAAAAGAAAAGCAGAGCCAAAGTGTGGTGTTTTTGTAGTAGATATAAATACAGGAGAAATAATCCATAGTTTAGAGTCAGAAGGAGAAATAGTTGAGCTTTATGACGTACAAGTTTTACCCAATACAAAACGTCCTTCTGCAATAGATTTACAAACTGATGATATTGCTCGTTTCATTGCCATTGAAGAAGATGATAATAAAGTAGATTTTAAAGCTCTTACTAGCATTGAAAAACCTAAAAAATCAGTATATAGCATTAACCACTCTGAAACGAAACCATCTCAGCCACTTCCAAAACGCCCAACACAACATACAAATCCTGATATGGCTGCTACTTCTAAAGAAGCTATAAAATATCAAGCTAGTGTAAATGTTTCTTTGGAGCAAATAATTACACAATTTGGACAATTGACTTTTCCTAAACTAGATCAATTAGCTAAGGCAAGGAAAGTAAATGAACCTTTGATGATGTTGATAGCTCATAATGGTCAGCACAAAGTAGGCTGTATTGTGGTTGAAGCAATGCCTAATAAAGTAGGTAGAATATTAAGTTGGTATGTAATCCCTCCTTATCGTAGTATGGGCATTGGTAAAGAACTTCTTATAAAAGCTGAAAAAATAATTAGAAAAGTAAAGTTGCAAGGTATTATAATGGATTATGTATCAGACTGGACTCAAAAAGATACTATAGAAGCTATACTAGCAAAACAAAAATGGGAAAAACCAATAGCCAAGCTTAGTCTTTGTAAAGCTTCCAATGATTCTATCAGTAAAGCCCCTTGGCTCAAGAATCTTCCTCCTCTTCCATCTACTATGGAAATTGGAATGTGGAAAGATGTAACCAATGAAGAAAAGAAAATCATTCAAGAAAAGAAAAACACACAAGACTGGTATCCTGACATTGTATCACCGTTTCAGTCTCCTCATTTAGTAAGCCTAGACACAAGTGTTATTTTACGCTATAACAATGAAATAGTTGGATGGATTATTACCCACAAAATCAAAGCAGATACAATAGAATTTACAGGTTCTTTTGTTGATTTTAAAATTTTAGGTCTTCAAAAAAGAAGTTTGTTGTTACAACTATGTAAAAAAGCCATTAGTTTAGTTTTAGAGGAAGGCTATAAATATGGCATTTGGCAAATACCACAAGATCATAAGACTATGTTTAGATTTGTAGAGCATTTTTTAAAACCTTACCTCATTAATTTTACTGAACAGAAGGTATCTTATAAAGCATTATAA
- a CDS encoding DNA-directed RNA polymerase subunit omega, whose product MSAKKFNPRRVQTANLHTRDVQAIIAATGNLYESISVISKRSRQISTETKEELNQKISEFNVGTDSLEEIFENKEQIEVSRQYERMPKSTSLATDELMEGKLFYRYRQSEDDKASL is encoded by the coding sequence ATGTCAGCTAAAAAATTCAATCCTCGTCGTGTTCAGACTGCTAACCTTCATACTCGTGATGTACAAGCCATCATTGCAGCCACAGGTAATCTTTACGAATCTATTTCTGTAATTTCTAAACGTTCTCGTCAAATTTCAACAGAGACAAAAGAAGAGCTAAATCAAAAAATATCGGAATTTAATGTAGGAACAGATTCTTTGGAAGAGATTTTTGAAAACAAAGAACAAATTGAAGTTTCTCGCCAATATGAACGCATGCCAAAATCAACTTCTTTAGCAACAGACGAACTTATGGAAGGAAAATTATTTTACCGTTATCGTCAGTCAGAAGATGACAAAGCTTCTTTATAA
- the bamD gene encoding outer membrane protein assembly factor BamD: MKNINLLFLLICTLLVTVFFSSCSKFTKAMSDPNWRERDKVAQKYYEEGDYYRAGLLWEDVVPIVKGDPRAEDIQFKYAYCHFYQKQYLLSAYYFKNFYFTYRRSPNAPEAYFMNAFSLYKDSPRVHLDQESSKEAIQAFQDVINTYPETDYAKRASNHLDELRAKLELKAFENAELFYNLGRYKAAVIALENFQKEFPDAPQLAEAAFLRLKSEYDLSKNSIYSKQKERYEISKTYYFYLIDRYPQSPFVKDAENIYENIEKALKNIEKGEVIDTKEKDKKDPKKITTSEGSAGESE, encoded by the coding sequence ATGAAAAACATAAATCTTTTATTTCTTTTAATCTGTACTTTATTAGTTACAGTTTTTTTTAGTTCTTGTAGTAAATTCACAAAGGCAATGTCAGATCCAAACTGGCGTGAACGTGACAAAGTAGCTCAAAAATACTACGAAGAAGGCGATTATTATCGTGCAGGATTACTTTGGGAAGATGTAGTTCCGATAGTAAAAGGCGACCCACGAGCAGAAGACATTCAATTCAAATATGCCTATTGCCATTTTTATCAAAAGCAGTATCTTTTGTCTGCTTATTATTTCAAAAATTTTTACTTTACATATCGTAGAAGCCCGAATGCTCCAGAGGCTTATTTTATGAATGCTTTTTCATTGTATAAAGATTCTCCGAGAGTACATTTAGACCAAGAAAGTTCAAAAGAAGCCATTCAGGCCTTTCAAGATGTAATCAATACCTATCCTGAAACTGATTATGCCAAAAGAGCAAGTAATCATTTGGACGAACTAAGAGCAAAATTAGAACTTAAAGCCTTCGAAAATGCAGAATTATTCTATAATTTAGGTCGTTATAAAGCTGCTGTAATTGCATTAGAAAACTTTCAAAAAGAATTTCCTGATGCTCCCCAACTTGCAGAAGCTGCTTTTTTACGTCTCAAGTCTGAATATGATTTATCAAAAAACAGTATTTATAGCAAACAAAAAGAGCGTTATGAGATTTCTAAAACGTACTACTTTTATTTGATAGACCGTTACCCACAAAGTCCTTTTGTAAAAGATGCTGAAAATATCTATGAAAACATAGAAAAAGCTCTTAAAAACATAGAAAAAGGAGAAGTTATTGATACAAAAGAAAAAGACAAGAAAGATCCTAAAAAAATAACTACTTCTGAAGGCTCTGCTGGAGAATCTGAATAA
- the der gene encoding ribosome biogenesis GTPase Der translates to MSNIVAIVGRPNVGKSTLFNRLVEERKAIMHDDSGVTRDRHYGQSEWNGKFFTVIDTGGYVVGSEDVFEKAIREQVEIAMEEASVILFMVDTHVGISPLDEEFVKVLRRSKKPLYLVANKVESFEHRTSASEFYNLGIGELYCVSSQTGTGTGDLLDEVVKNFEEVGEEDPNAGLPKIAILGRPNVGKSSFLNILLGEERTIVSDISGTTRDSIDTHYKAYGKEFILTDTAGMRRKARVKENIEFYSVMRSLKALDDCDVCIIMIDATQKLESQDLTLIRLAIDRHKGVVLIANKWDLVEKDSKTAHEYTLEMQQRLGSAAWVPIIFTSMLTKQRVFQSIEKAIEVYESRSTKISTSKLNNVLLPDIKRTPPPVHRGKNINIKYITQLTGSAPLFAFFTNYPQHVHESYKRFLENKIREHFGFEGVPIRIIFKEK, encoded by the coding sequence ATGTCAAATATTGTAGCTATTGTAGGACGACCAAATGTCGGTAAATCTACTCTTTTTAATCGTTTAGTTGAAGAACGCAAAGCTATTATGCACGATGATAGTGGTGTTACTAGAGATAGACATTACGGGCAAAGCGAATGGAACGGTAAATTTTTTACAGTCATCGATACAGGTGGTTATGTTGTCGGTTCAGAAGATGTGTTTGAAAAAGCAATACGTGAACAAGTAGAAATTGCGATGGAAGAAGCCAGCGTAATTTTGTTTATGGTCGATACCCATGTCGGAATTAGTCCTCTTGATGAAGAATTTGTAAAAGTATTAAGACGCTCTAAAAAGCCTCTTTATTTAGTAGCCAATAAAGTAGAAAGTTTCGAACATAGAACAAGTGCATCCGAATTTTATAATTTAGGAATAGGCGAACTATATTGTGTTTCTTCTCAAACAGGAACAGGAACAGGCGATTTACTAGATGAAGTAGTCAAGAACTTTGAAGAAGTAGGAGAGGAAGATCCAAATGCAGGGTTGCCAAAAATTGCTATTTTAGGTCGCCCAAATGTAGGTAAATCTTCATTTTTAAATATCCTTTTAGGAGAAGAGCGAACAATCGTTTCAGATATTTCGGGAACAACTAGGGATTCGATTGATACACATTACAAAGCTTATGGAAAAGAATTTATCTTGACTGATACAGCAGGAATGCGTAGAAAAGCAAGAGTAAAAGAAAATATCGAATTTTATTCGGTAATGCGTTCCTTGAAGGCTTTAGATGATTGTGATGTTTGTATTATTATGATTGATGCAACTCAAAAACTAGAATCACAAGATTTGACATTGATACGCTTAGCTATTGATAGACATAAAGGAGTCGTTTTGATTGCCAACAAATGGGATTTGGTAGAAAAAGATTCCAAAACAGCTCATGAATATACATTAGAAATGCAGCAAAGATTGGGTTCGGCTGCTTGGGTTCCAATTATTTTTACTTCTATGCTAACAAAACAACGAGTTTTTCAGAGTATAGAAAAAGCAATTGAAGTATATGAATCAAGAAGCACCAAAATTTCTACTTCAAAACTCAATAATGTATTATTGCCAGATATTAAAAGAACACCACCACCTGTTCACCGTGGAAAAAATATCAATATAAAATATATTACACAACTTACAGGAAGTGCGCCTTTGTTTGCTTTCTTTACTAATTATCCTCAACATGTACACGAGTCGTACAAGCGATTTTTAGAAAACAAAATTCGTGAACATTTCGGATTTGAAGGTGTGCCGATTCGTATTATTTTTAAGGAGAAATAG
- a CDS encoding acyl-CoA carboxylase subunit beta, translating to MSQQNPYNGQTPNEVLDRKNAEAMLGGGQNRIDAQHKRGKLTARERIELLLDEGSFEEIGRFVMHRAKDFGLDKEHYLGDSVVTGYGTVSGRLIYVFSQDFTVFGGSLSEVHAEKVCKLMDLAMKNGAPIIGLNDSGGARIQEGVVSLAGYADIFYRNTRASGVIPQLSAIMGPCAGGAVYSPAITDFIMMVENTSYMFVTGPNVVKTVTHEEVTAEELGGASTHSTKSGVAHFSCANEVQCIEDLKKLISYIPQNCEEIAPVYPYEAKDDELRPVLNTIVPEDANKPYDMREVIEGTIDEDSFLEVHKNYAENILVGFGRIGGRSIGIVGNQPSNLAGCLTIDASKKAARFVRFCDAFNIPLLVFVDVPGFLPGTDQEWNGVINDGAKLLYAFSEATVPRITVITRKAYGGAYDVMNSKHIGADMNYAYPNAEIAVMGAKGAAEIIFKNEIKASENPAEKLKEKEDEYNRKFANPYRAAHRGYIDEVILPEQTRQKLLRAFKMLENKVDSLPRKKHGNLPL from the coding sequence ATGAGCCAACAAAACCCATATAACGGACAAACTCCAAACGAAGTCTTAGACCGAAAAAATGCAGAAGCAATGCTCGGTGGTGGACAAAATCGTATTGATGCACAACACAAACGAGGAAAACTTACTGCAAGAGAACGCATAGAATTACTCTTAGATGAAGGTTCTTTTGAAGAAATTGGACGTTTTGTAATGCACAGAGCTAAAGATTTTGGACTAGACAAAGAACATTATTTAGGTGATAGTGTCGTCACTGGTTATGGAACTGTAAGTGGTCGTTTGATTTATGTGTTTTCACAAGATTTTACTGTTTTTGGTGGTTCGCTTTCAGAAGTACATGCTGAAAAGGTCTGTAAACTAATGGATTTGGCAATGAAAAATGGTGCGCCTATTATTGGTCTTAATGATTCGGGTGGTGCAAGAATTCAAGAAGGTGTCGTTTCTTTAGCTGGTTATGCAGATATTTTTTATAGAAATACAAGAGCATCAGGCGTAATTCCTCAACTTTCTGCCATTATGGGACCTTGTGCTGGTGGGGCTGTTTATTCTCCTGCTATTACAGATTTTATTATGATGGTCGAAAATACTTCATATATGTTTGTAACAGGACCAAATGTTGTCAAAACGGTTACACACGAAGAAGTTACAGCCGAAGAATTGGGAGGAGCAAGTACGCACAGTACGAAAAGTGGTGTAGCTCATTTTTCTTGTGCCAATGAAGTGCAGTGTATCGAAGATTTGAAAAAACTTATCTCTTACATTCCTCAAAACTGTGAAGAAATTGCGCCAGTTTATCCTTATGAAGCAAAAGATGACGAACTTCGTCCAGTTTTGAATACTATTGTTCCAGAAGATGCCAATAAACCGTATGATATGCGTGAAGTTATTGAAGGAACAATCGATGAAGATAGCTTTTTAGAAGTGCATAAAAATTATGCTGAAAATATCTTAGTTGGTTTTGGTAGAATTGGTGGACGTAGTATCGGAATTGTAGGAAACCAACCTTCAAATTTAGCTGGTTGTTTGACGATTGACGCAAGTAAAAAAGCAGCTCGTTTTGTTCGTTTTTGTGATGCTTTTAATATTCCATTGCTTGTTTTTGTAGATGTACCTGGGTTTTTACCTGGAACTGATCAAGAATGGAATGGTGTAATTAATGACGGTGCAAAACTCTTGTATGCTTTTAGTGAAGCAACTGTTCCACGTATTACGGTCATTACTCGCAAGGCTTACGGAGGTGCGTATGATGTAATGAACTCAAAACATATTGGCGCAGATATGAATTATGCTTATCCAAATGCAGAGATTGCTGTAATGGGAGCAAAAGGAGCAGCCGAAATTATCTTCAAAAACGAAATTAAAGCCTCTGAGAACCCTGCTGAAAAGCTAAAAGAAAAAGAAGACGAGTACAACCGAAAATTTGCTAATCCGTATCGTGCAGCGCATAGAGGTTATATCGATGAAGTGATTTTGCCAGAACAAACACGTCAAAAATTACTTCGTGCCTTCAAAATGCTAGAAAATAAAGTAGATTCTTTGCCAAGGAAAAAGCATGGTAATTTGCCTTTGTAA
- a CDS encoding site-specific DNA-methyltransferase yields the protein MPQLHNKSSHQLKEIEDNSIDALITDPPYGISYQKNDWDKSLPNKKVWKNSFKKMKFGSFGLVFSSVRLMHRLMVDLEDSGFLIKDVLFWSYLNGMPKSRNVGLSIDKELGVESKKVGEYKYVQGYKKEGAESYKTDKNHKLSPNSEIGKKYDGTGLGLKPAYEPIILIQKPIEEGLKVAQNVIKYGTGALNFEETRIPYQKNEGKVGHNPHEKGRVPANIIRTDAFEDGYDKFFLVPKVRQKKDDFNSHPTLKPVELMQHLVKLITFENQIVLDPFMGSGSTGVACKELNREFVGYELDKGYFKIAKKRIDESLKNK from the coding sequence ATGCCTCAACTCCACAATAAAAGTTCTCACCAACTAAAAGAAATAGAAGATAATTCTATTGATGCTCTAATTACTGACCCTCCGTATGGTATTTCTTATCAAAAAAATGATTGGGATAAGAGTTTACCAAACAAAAAAGTATGGAAAAATAGCTTTAAAAAGATGAAATTTGGCAGTTTCGGGTTAGTTTTTAGTTCGGTTCGGCTTATGCACAGACTTATGGTAGATTTGGAAGATAGTGGTTTTTTGATAAAAGATGTTTTATTTTGGTCGTATCTCAATGGAATGCCAAAAAGTAGAAATGTCGGACTTTCAATAGATAAAGAATTAGGAGTAGAAAGTAAAAAAGTAGGAGAGTATAAATATGTACAAGGTTATAAAAAAGAAGGTGCAGAAAGTTATAAAACAGATAAAAATCACAAATTATCCCCAAACTCTGAAATAGGAAAAAAATATGATGGAACTGGCTTAGGACTCAAACCTGCCTATGAACCTATTATTTTGATTCAAAAACCAATTGAAGAAGGATTAAAAGTAGCTCAAAATGTTATAAAATACGGAACAGGAGCTTTAAACTTTGAAGAAACTAGAATTCCATATCAAAAAAATGAAGGCAAAGTAGGACATAATCCTCATGAAAAAGGAAGAGTACCTGCAAATATTATCCGAACAGATGCTTTTGAAGATGGATATGATAAGTTTTTTTTAGTACCTAAAGTAAGACAAAAGAAAGATGATTTTAATTCTCACCCTACTTTGAAACCTGTCGAACTGATGCAACATCTAGTAAAACTAATAACATTTGAAAACCAAATTGTTTTAGACCCTTTTATGGGAAGTGGCTCTACTGGGGTAGCTTGCAAAGAGTTGAACAGAGAGTTTGTAGGTTATGAATTGGATAAAGGTTATTTCAAAATAGCAAAGAAAAGAATAGATGAGAGTTTAAAAAACAAATGA
- a CDS encoding ComEC/Rec2 family competence protein — MSPRDKPLFRWDSYPLVRPVLALIIGILVGEYSQIGLAFSLGIFTAFVVAYFGLHFFVKATSKTRFSWLHLLTLVGVFVGLGMSLVANINPKERPLHIKNISQNNQNTVLAYQGKVVSEIQEREKSYKFEFEIEKIRTEKAWQLAEGKVLVYLKKNQFLNDTNFANHVDKTYNFGDELLIKGFPILTNPPENPSSFDYQKYLKYHYIWHQDFINSYEIVLVNNQNNSETQSNLTLLQQFRKKAIDFRMYSDSVLKKMIPSKQSYGVASALFLGIRDGIDNEVQNAYRSAGATHVLAVSGLHVGILSAMIAFLLGFLRKHNKLKYLYLFFVLGVLFSYSFLTGLSPSVLRASVMFAIIQIGLTFSRRTNIYNNLAFSAFLLLIFSPYMIFEVGFQLSYLAVLGIVLIQPKIVRVWKPSSWFIKKGWELLTVSLAAQLITFPICLYYFHQFPSYFWLSGFVVIPAAMVILGFAIAIILFSFFSMTVSSFLGMILSWIIYAVNYLVFGIEKLPFSVLENIRISFMESMLLYALMITVYCFFVLPRRIFFYFSLLCSLLFCGINLYKNIDAENQKRLVFYQIRKGFSLSLQEGRRSVTLLDSASFYNEEAQSYWLTGDLLSNGKTENKRINLDSIYTEEPNTEIVQIRDWNGGKIILWNNKTILLWNKRLEKDTKFLPKLDNIEIVWISNNPIYTLADLKDIKTKYIVFDDTNYSSRIKLLSNEAKVNKIPTVILKNGAFQKEY, encoded by the coding sequence ATGAGCCCAAGAGATAAACCTCTTTTTCGTTGGGATTCGTATCCACTTGTACGTCCTGTTTTGGCATTGATTATTGGTATTTTGGTAGGAGAATATTCTCAAATTGGGTTAGCATTTTCATTAGGAATTTTTACTGCTTTTGTAGTCGCTTATTTTGGACTTCATTTTTTTGTAAAAGCAACTTCAAAAACTCGTTTTTCTTGGCTTCATTTACTAACTTTAGTAGGTGTTTTTGTAGGGCTTGGAATGAGTTTAGTAGCTAATATAAATCCAAAAGAACGTCCTTTACATATCAAAAATATTTCTCAAAACAATCAAAATACAGTTTTAGCATATCAAGGAAAAGTTGTTTCAGAGATTCAAGAGCGTGAAAAATCATATAAATTTGAGTTTGAAATAGAAAAAATTCGCACTGAAAAAGCGTGGCAGCTTGCAGAAGGAAAAGTTTTGGTGTATCTGAAAAAGAATCAGTTTCTAAATGACACAAATTTTGCAAACCATGTAGATAAAACGTATAATTTTGGAGATGAACTATTGATAAAAGGGTTTCCTATTCTGACAAATCCACCAGAAAATCCATCGTCATTTGATTATCAAAAATATTTAAAGTACCATTATATTTGGCATCAAGATTTTATCAATTCGTATGAAATTGTCTTAGTAAACAATCAAAATAATTCTGAAACTCAAAGTAACTTAACTCTTTTACAACAGTTTCGTAAAAAAGCGATTGATTTTCGTATGTATTCGGATAGTGTTTTGAAAAAAATGATACCTTCAAAGCAAAGTTATGGAGTAGCAAGTGCTCTGTTTTTAGGAATTAGAGATGGAATTGATAATGAAGTACAAAATGCTTATCGTTCTGCTGGAGCAACTCACGTTTTAGCTGTTTCTGGTCTGCATGTAGGTATTTTGAGTGCTATGATTGCCTTTTTACTAGGGTTTTTGAGAAAGCATAATAAACTTAAATATCTATATTTATTTTTTGTTTTAGGTGTTCTGTTTAGTTATTCTTTTCTTACTGGACTTTCACCTTCTGTGCTTCGTGCGTCAGTAATGTTTGCTATTATTCAAATCGGACTTACTTTTAGTAGACGTACAAATATTTATAATAATTTAGCTTTTTCTGCTTTTTTATTGCTTATTTTTAGTCCTTATATGATTTTTGAAGTAGGCTTTCAACTTTCTTATTTGGCTGTTTTAGGAATTGTACTTATCCAACCTAAAATAGTCAGAGTTTGGAAACCTTCTAGCTGGTTTATTAAAAAAGGATGGGAGTTGCTGACAGTTTCTTTAGCTGCCCAACTTATTACTTTCCCCATTTGTCTATATTATTTCCATCAATTTCCTTCTTATTTTTGGTTGTCTGGTTTTGTAGTAATTCCTGCTGCTATGGTTATTTTGGGGTTTGCAATAGCTATAATTTTGTTTAGTTTTTTCAGTATGACAGTAAGCTCTTTTCTAGGAATGATTTTATCTTGGATTATATATGCTGTCAATTATTTAGTTTTTGGAATAGAAAAATTACCCTTTTCAGTTTTAGAAAATATCAGGATTAGTTTTATGGAAAGTATGCTTTTGTATGCCTTAATGATAACTGTGTATTGTTTTTTTGTTTTACCAAGAAGGATTTTCTTTTACTTCTCTTTGCTGTGTAGTCTGTTGTTTTGTGGAATAAATTTATACAAAAATATAGATGCAGAAAATCAAAAACGATTGGTTTTTTATCAGATAAGAAAAGGTTTTTCTTTGTCTTTACAAGAAGGAAGGAGAAGTGTTACACTTTTAGATTCGGCTAGTTTTTACAATGAAGAAGCTCAAAGTTATTGGCTTACTGGAGATTTACTTTCAAATGGAAAAACTGAAAATAAACGTATCAATTTGGATTCAATTTATACTGAAGAACCAAATACTGAAATAGTACAAATCCGTGATTGGAATGGAGGAAAAATTATCCTTTGGAATAATAAAACTATTCTATTATGGAATAAAAGGCTAGAAAAAGATACTAAATTTCTGCCAAAATTAGATAATATTGAAATAGTTTGGATAAGTAATAATCCAATTTATACACTGGCAGACCTCAAAGATATCAAAACGAAATATATAGTTTTTGATGATACAAATTACAGTTCAAGAATAAAACTACTTTCTAATGAAGCAAAAGTCAATAAAATTCCGACTGTAATTTTGAAAAATGGTGCTTTTCAGAAAGAGTATTAA
- a CDS encoding polyprenol monophosphomannose synthase, giving the protein MKERIVIIPTYNEIENIEAIIRAVFSLELPFHVLIIDDGSPDGTALKVKELQKEFINSLHIEERKGKLGLGTAYIHGFKWALKNEYQFIFEMDADFSHNPKDLIRLYTSCATENEEGIRNDVAIGSRYVQGVNVVNWPMSRVLMSYFASIYVRIVTGMPIHDATAGFKCYRREVLETINLDTIKFVGYAFQIEMKFTAWKYSFRVGEVPIIFTDRTKGTSKMSSGIFKEAFFGVLQMKINSFFKKYVRK; this is encoded by the coding sequence GTGAAAGAACGCATTGTAATTATACCGACCTACAACGAAATCGAAAACATCGAAGCTATTATTCGTGCTGTATTTTCGTTGGAACTTCCATTTCACGTCCTCATTATTGACGACGGCTCGCCAGATGGAACAGCTTTGAAAGTTAAAGAACTTCAAAAAGAATTTATTAATTCTCTTCATATTGAAGAGCGAAAAGGAAAACTAGGCTTAGGAACAGCTTATATTCATGGCTTCAAATGGGCTTTAAAAAATGAATATCAGTTTATTTTTGAGATGGATGCTGATTTTTCTCATAACCCAAAGGACTTGATTCGTCTTTATACTTCTTGTGCAACTGAAAATGAAGAAGGAATTAGAAATGATGTAGCGATTGGTTCTCGTTATGTGCAAGGTGTAAATGTAGTAAACTGGCCTATGAGCAGAGTTTTGATGTCTTATTTTGCCAGTATTTATGTCAGAATAGTTACAGGAATGCCGATTCATGATGCGACGGCAGGTTTCAAATGTTATCGTAGAGAGGTTTTGGAAACCATAAATTTGGATACCATAAAATTTGTCGGTTATGCTTTTCAGATAGAAATGAAATTTACTGCTTGGAAATACAGTTTTAGAGTGGGAGAAGTTCCTATTATTTTTACAGACCGAACCAAAGGAACTTCAAAAATGTCTTCAGGGATATTTAAAGAGGCTTTTTTTGGTGTCCTTCAAATGAAGATTAATAGTTTTTTTAAGAAATATGTTCGTAAATAA
- a CDS encoding cytochrome b5 domain-containing protein, with amino-acid sequence MINNFSDSSKENLPSYTKSQLALRNGQDRPEIWCAYKNLIYDVSDSRLWVKGKHYQHWAGQDLTSELQNDAPHNENVFDKFEVVGILRVI; translated from the coding sequence ATGATTAATAACTTCTCTGATTCAAGTAAAGAAAATCTACCTTCTTATACCAAGTCTCAACTTGCTTTACGAAATGGACAAGATCGTCCTGAGATTTGGTGTGCTTACAAGAACTTGATTTATGATGTTTCTGACTCTAGACTTTGGGTAAAAGGAAAGCATTATCAGCATTGGGCAGGACAAGACCTCACATCAGAACTTCAAAATGATGCTCCTCACAATGAAAATGTTTTTGATAAATTTGAAGTAGTAGGAATATTGAGAGTAATTTGA